In a single window of the Roseiconus lacunae genome:
- a CDS encoding dockerin type I domain-containing protein, whose amino-acid sequence MATKNVRHPRRKGFERLEPRRLLAATPMEIYAMRLVNTMRSDPPAFAEVLDDMRLNRASSGHGYANTDPVWVDLRQAISVSLMPSNVPAAISLLRSTDPLPPLAWEDSLFAESNNHNQWMQSTCFAHSTPESAAASPCLVQLPGLPYNPQRAASNPDRIGENTLGEWSSGAFNENIGYQSGPTMPATRQAYAVGSDGHRQRQAYYDVVNFVLEFNSGSLGHLEALLHPRRDAIGIAYETIDGFSQVSSDTNFLTTHTLSRNASIGGYLTGVMFDDQNRNGWFDLGEQIGMDGPGQLGDRGKGCVLVTSIDATFSEHFCTDADQVGRLSTFLPAGEYWVDGGVTRQLVEFQYQTQNQNVDVSSLLRQRSIVDVGYQAIVTTKVDGDFTLPAWSGYQTLMVEAMTDSTLQINTANHIGSELWITNDDRIDLGVHAGNQITASLTAGETYAIIASTDFEALSFSISIEGNVRPILTNVLDFADVDQSGTATPLDALIVINQIARQSTIDLPDQSPYYVDTNGDGQLTPRDALRVLNAIGARQANAEPESVMRTEAATGNLPRRLADEVTVDQVFAVLGRLF is encoded by the coding sequence ATGGCGACCAAGAACGTTCGGCATCCGCGACGCAAGGGCTTCGAACGGCTGGAGCCGAGGCGTCTGTTAGCGGCAACGCCCATGGAAATCTACGCCATGCGTCTGGTCAACACGATGCGTTCTGATCCGCCGGCGTTCGCCGAAGTGCTCGACGACATGCGGCTCAATCGTGCCTCCAGCGGACACGGTTATGCTAACACGGATCCCGTTTGGGTGGATCTACGTCAAGCCATTTCAGTCAGCTTGATGCCCTCGAATGTTCCCGCCGCGATTAGCTTGCTGCGTTCGACCGACCCACTGCCACCGCTCGCCTGGGAAGATTCGTTGTTCGCCGAGTCGAACAACCATAATCAATGGATGCAGTCGACTTGTTTTGCCCATAGCACTCCCGAATCAGCCGCCGCGTCGCCGTGCCTCGTTCAGCTTCCCGGATTGCCCTACAACCCACAACGGGCCGCCAGTAATCCCGATCGCATCGGAGAAAATACGCTCGGCGAGTGGAGCAGTGGAGCTTTTAATGAAAATATCGGCTACCAATCCGGACCGACAATGCCAGCGACGCGGCAGGCGTATGCCGTCGGCAGCGACGGTCATCGACAACGCCAAGCTTACTATGACGTCGTCAATTTTGTCCTGGAATTCAACTCCGGTTCTCTCGGTCATCTCGAAGCACTGCTGCACCCACGGCGTGACGCAATTGGCATCGCATACGAAACGATCGATGGCTTCAGCCAAGTCTCTTCGGACACCAACTTCTTAACGACTCATACACTCTCACGAAACGCTTCGATCGGTGGCTATCTGACAGGCGTCATGTTTGACGATCAGAACCGTAACGGTTGGTTTGACCTCGGCGAGCAGATCGGAATGGATGGGCCGGGCCAATTGGGCGATCGTGGTAAGGGGTGTGTCTTGGTGACATCCATCGATGCCACTTTTTCAGAACACTTTTGTACCGACGCCGACCAGGTCGGGCGACTATCGACTTTCTTGCCCGCCGGTGAGTACTGGGTGGACGGCGGAGTCACTCGGCAACTTGTCGAATTTCAATACCAAACTCAAAATCAGAATGTCGATGTGAGTTCGCTGCTGCGACAGCGTTCGATCGTTGACGTTGGCTACCAGGCAATCGTTACGACGAAAGTCGACGGCGACTTCACACTGCCCGCCTGGTCTGGGTATCAAACATTGATGGTCGAAGCGATGACCGATTCGACGTTGCAGATTAACACGGCAAATCACATCGGAAGTGAATTATGGATCACTAACGATGATCGTATTGACCTTGGTGTCCATGCGGGAAACCAGATCACCGCGTCACTGACCGCTGGTGAAACCTATGCGATCATCGCTTCGACTGATTTCGAGGCACTTTCATTTTCAATTTCGATCGAGGGGAACGTCCGCCCGATTCTAACCAACGTCTTAGACTTCGCCGATGTAGACCAGTCGGGGACGGCCACACCGCTAGATGCGTTGATTGTGATCAATCAAATCGCCCGACAATCAACGATCGATTTGCCGGATCAATCGCCTTATTACGTGGACACCAACGGTGATGGGCAACTCACACCACGAGATGCGCTTCGAGTACTCAATGCAATCGGCGCACGTCAAGCGAACGCGGAACCTGAGTCCGTCATGAGGACCGAAGCGGCCACGGGGAATCTTCCGAGGCGACTCGCCGATGAAGTGACGGTTGATCAAGTATTTGCAGTCCTTGGTCGACTGTTCTAA
- a CDS encoding aminotransferase class I/II-fold pyridoxal phosphate-dependent enzyme — protein MSRDQDWQDFESSLVSLKEQSRIRRLVPRQSKGTELIDADGTVLVNFGTNDYLGLAAEPFNAKTSVGGAGASALVCGWSAQHGALAERLAEFEQTESAALFPSGFAACSGTVATLCKSDDLILSDRLNHASLIDGCRLSRSECVVYPHRDVTFVAELLRQKRSHYRRVWIVTESVFSMDGHVAPLPDLVNIADRYDATLIVDEAHGTGVLGQHLSGACEAFGLKGRVPIRIGTLSKAIGSQGGFVVGPQVIVDYLINHCRPLIFSTALSPLAVESASRFFQNPKRLVERRDRVAKFAARLRQTLGLQTETIEAGIPIVPWVIGGDGDALAKAAQLRQLGLFVPAIRPPTVPPGTSRLRISLSAALEDSMFERLIAGLGGAAN, from the coding sequence ATGTCCCGTGACCAAGATTGGCAAGATTTCGAATCGTCACTTGTTTCATTGAAGGAACAGTCGCGTATTCGACGACTCGTTCCGCGACAATCGAAAGGGACCGAACTAATTGATGCCGACGGAACAGTATTGGTAAACTTCGGCACCAATGACTACCTTGGACTTGCGGCCGAACCCTTCAACGCCAAGACAAGCGTTGGCGGCGCCGGCGCGAGTGCCCTCGTTTGTGGATGGTCGGCACAGCACGGGGCGCTCGCTGAACGATTGGCTGAGTTCGAGCAAACCGAAAGTGCGGCATTGTTTCCGAGCGGATTTGCCGCCTGTAGTGGAACCGTCGCGACGCTTTGCAAGTCAGATGATCTTATTCTCAGTGATCGGTTAAATCACGCATCGCTAATCGATGGATGCCGACTAAGCCGAAGCGAATGTGTTGTCTATCCCCATCGAGACGTCACCTTCGTTGCCGAACTGCTGCGGCAGAAACGATCGCATTATCGCCGGGTATGGATCGTCACCGAATCGGTATTCAGCATGGATGGGCATGTTGCGCCATTGCCGGATCTTGTCAACATTGCCGATCGCTACGACGCAACGTTGATCGTTGACGAAGCCCATGGTACGGGAGTTCTGGGCCAGCATTTATCGGGGGCTTGCGAAGCATTCGGTTTGAAGGGACGCGTGCCGATTCGGATCGGAACGCTTAGCAAGGCGATCGGCAGTCAGGGCGGCTTTGTTGTCGGGCCGCAAGTGATCGTTGATTATCTCATTAATCATTGCCGGCCATTGATTTTTAGTACCGCGTTGTCGCCGTTAGCAGTCGAATCGGCTTCTCGGTTTTTCCAAAACCCGAAGCGATTGGTCGAGCGCCGTGACCGAGTTGCAAAATTTGCTGCGCGACTAAGGCAAACGCTTGGCCTGCAAACCGAAACCATCGAGGCTGGAATACCGATCGTGCCTTGGGTCATCGGCGGTGACGGTGATGCCTTGGCAAAGGCGGCTCAGTTAAGACAGCTGGGGTTGTTCGTCCCCGCGATCCGCCCACCGACGGTACCTCCGGGGACGTCTCGATTACGGATTTCACTCTCCGCTGCTCTCGAAGATTCGATGTTTGAACGTTTAATAGCAGGTCTGGGGGGGGCCGCGAATTAG
- a CDS encoding response regulator transcription factor, with amino-acid sequence MPVDTGVYRMTVTQSSADTLGRLRHAPARERSVLVADDSLTVLRLIDRTLREAGYRVLLAEDGRQAVTCALAEQPDLVVLDINMPELDGYGVCHELFSNSNWDSNTPVIFLTCSDAPHLTVLGEELGAFLSKPTEPELLLETVAMLIDRKVTAQ; translated from the coding sequence ATGCCTGTCGATACCGGAGTCTATCGAATGACCGTAACGCAATCGTCCGCCGATACTCTCGGCCGGCTACGCCATGCACCCGCGCGAGAACGCTCGGTCCTCGTTGCTGATGACAGTCTCACGGTGCTCCGCCTGATCGATCGCACCTTGCGTGAAGCCGGGTACCGCGTCCTATTGGCAGAAGACGGCCGCCAAGCTGTCACGTGCGCACTCGCTGAACAGCCAGATTTGGTCGTTCTCGACATCAACATGCCCGAACTCGATGGGTATGGAGTTTGTCACGAATTGTTCTCCAATTCCAACTGGGACAGTAATACCCCGGTGATCTTTTTGACCTGTTCTGACGCTCCGCACCTGACCGTGCTCGGCGAAGAACTGGGAGCTTTTCTGTCCAAGCCGACCGAACCCGAGTTGTTGCTCGAGACCGTCGCGATGCTGATCGATCGTAAGGTCACCGCTCAATAG
- a CDS encoding chemotaxis protein CheW produces the protein MDSVIPQRSRIENLSDKHCVFCCGDAIFAIPATTVREVTIMPTIARVPLSHPSLSGIGNLRSEFLPVIDLEPIVGNQARRKTTIGQLIVIENQLGDWSIAIDKVIAIDGIETHIDATQRSDETTNFMLGTATYQGKVISVLDVHGLQRIAQQTLESQWASSDSPWSVSSPAVSGM, from the coding sequence ATGGATAGCGTAATCCCTCAACGATCCCGGATCGAAAACCTCAGCGACAAGCACTGCGTGTTTTGCTGTGGGGATGCCATCTTTGCAATTCCTGCGACCACGGTCCGCGAAGTCACGATCATGCCAACGATCGCGCGTGTGCCTCTGAGTCACCCGTCTTTATCAGGGATCGGAAATCTTCGCAGCGAGTTTCTTCCGGTGATCGATCTTGAACCGATCGTCGGTAATCAAGCCCGACGCAAAACGACCATCGGTCAATTGATCGTGATCGAAAACCAACTCGGCGATTGGTCAATCGCGATAGATAAGGTGATTGCGATCGACGGAATCGAAACCCACATCGACGCCACTCAGCGTAGTGACGAAACCACCAACTTCATGCTCGGAACGGCTACATACCAAGGCAAGGTAATCAGCGTCCTTGACGTCCATGGTTTGCAGCGTATCGCCCAACAGACGCTTGAGTCACAGTGGGCAAGTTCTGATTCACCATGGTCGGTTTCGTCCCCGGCCGTTTCAGGAATGTGA
- a CDS encoding methyl-accepting chemotaxis protein, producing the protein MKTNFAFLTSHTLVAIVATGAAFGSSQLASDIRWVVVLVSAGIAAVVATALLSHKFGQGVRRLQTMLVERQQSPASSGIRELDELGATIQQTAQRYDEVEVTSRQNQRELQSMLGRLANRQGVDSVDMSEFKTVLNGMGRSLNELMGQLEKDLVEIGRCNSEIHNPKQSEATYRTTALLQNLTSEVGKVSDRCNQLRQQIGNAEKSVSAAISKTNQLVEGIGRIRNCSETSKKKLRSLGDPTRQIGNIVGTITDIAARTEMLALNASIESIRAGEHGRGFAVVADEVRKLAEQTTQSAREIGVLAESLELQTNDSLTVLGREQSEVEADMAVLESIRMTLNELSEVTSTGLHVATDLSQQGDQQQSLVQGLAGGIDSIANAHEADRKRADHASWAIKSLAKTAIDLDSNIHRLRGCTNPNLEMSPAQRRQLIDLANQAPAKISVDSNAGEIREDVS; encoded by the coding sequence ATGAAAACGAATTTCGCCTTTCTGACAAGTCATACCTTAGTGGCCATCGTCGCGACTGGTGCGGCGTTCGGAAGCAGCCAACTGGCCAGCGATATACGTTGGGTGGTTGTGCTGGTTTCGGCAGGGATCGCCGCTGTGGTCGCTACGGCACTCCTGTCGCACAAGTTTGGGCAAGGGGTTCGGCGTCTGCAAACGATGCTCGTCGAACGTCAACAATCACCGGCATCGAGTGGAATTCGTGAACTGGACGAATTGGGTGCGACGATCCAGCAAACCGCGCAGCGATATGACGAAGTCGAGGTCACCAGTCGCCAAAATCAACGTGAGCTACAGTCAATGCTTGGTCGTTTGGCCAATCGTCAAGGCGTCGATTCGGTTGACATGTCTGAGTTTAAAACCGTCCTCAATGGCATGGGGCGATCGCTGAACGAATTGATGGGACAACTCGAAAAGGACCTGGTCGAGATCGGGCGTTGCAACTCTGAAATTCATAATCCTAAACAGTCCGAAGCGACCTATCGTACGACCGCATTGCTACAAAACCTGACGAGTGAAGTCGGTAAGGTCAGTGATCGATGCAACCAACTTCGACAACAGATCGGCAACGCCGAAAAGTCGGTCTCCGCAGCGATCTCCAAGACCAACCAACTTGTCGAAGGAATCGGTCGAATCCGTAATTGCAGCGAGACGAGTAAAAAGAAGCTCCGTTCGCTAGGCGATCCCACACGACAGATCGGGAACATCGTCGGAACGATCACTGACATCGCTGCTCGTACTGAGATGTTGGCACTGAATGCTTCGATTGAATCGATCCGTGCGGGCGAACATGGTCGAGGGTTTGCCGTGGTTGCCGACGAAGTCCGTAAGCTGGCCGAACAAACCACTCAATCGGCTCGTGAAATCGGTGTCCTTGCGGAGTCACTTGAGCTTCAAACCAATGATTCACTCACCGTGCTCGGACGAGAGCAATCGGAAGTCGAGGCCGATATGGCGGTTCTCGAATCGATTCGCATGACGCTCAACGAGCTTTCCGAAGTCACTTCAACGGGGCTTCACGTCGCGACGGATCTTTCGCAGCAAGGCGACCAACAACAAAGTCTGGTTCAAGGTCTTGCGGGCGGCATCGACTCGATCGCCAACGCACACGAAGCCGATCGAAAACGGGCCGACCATGCGTCCTGGGCGATCAAGTCCCTTGCCAAGACGGCGATTGATTTGGACAGCAATATTCACCGTCTGAGAGGATGCACGAATCCGAACCTTGAAATGAGTCCGGCTCAGCGTCGACAGTTGATCGATTTGGCGAATCAGGCGCCCGCGAAGATTTCTGTCGATTCGAATGCCGGAGAAATTCGGGAGGACGTTTCATGA